A single region of the Massilia sp. erpn genome encodes:
- a CDS encoding acetyl-CoA carboxylase carboxyltransferase subunit alpha has product MIKTTFLNFEQPIAELDSKIEELRFVQDDSAVDISEEIDRLAKKSQQLTKDIYAKLTPWQVSQIARHPQRPYTMDYVNEIFTDFHELHGDRTYADDQSIVGGLARFNGQPCMVIGHQKGRDTKERAMRNFGMPRPEGYRKAMRLMKVAEKFNLPIFTFVDTPGAFPGIDAEERGQSEAIGHNLYVMAELKVPLIATIIGEGGSGGALAIAVGDAVLMLQYATYSVISPEGCASILWKTSERASDAAEALGLTAHRLKAMGLIDKIVNEPLGGAHRDPKQMATLLKRALADSLRQFQGVKTKDLLASRHEKLMSYGKFKETSASE; this is encoded by the coding sequence ATGATTAAAACGACTTTCCTCAATTTTGAGCAACCGATTGCGGAACTGGATTCCAAGATTGAAGAGCTGCGTTTCGTGCAAGACGACTCCGCCGTCGACATCTCCGAAGAGATCGACCGCCTGGCCAAGAAGAGCCAGCAGCTGACCAAAGACATTTACGCCAAGCTCACGCCTTGGCAGGTTTCCCAGATCGCCCGCCACCCGCAGCGTCCATACACCATGGACTATGTGAACGAAATCTTCACCGACTTCCACGAACTGCACGGCGACCGCACCTATGCGGACGACCAGTCCATCGTTGGCGGCCTGGCGCGCTTTAACGGCCAGCCCTGCATGGTGATCGGCCACCAGAAAGGCCGCGACACCAAGGAGCGCGCCATGCGCAACTTTGGCATGCCGCGTCCGGAAGGCTACCGCAAGGCCATGCGCCTGATGAAGGTTGCCGAAAAATTCAATCTGCCGATCTTCACCTTCGTTGACACCCCCGGCGCCTTCCCCGGCATCGACGCCGAAGAACGCGGCCAGTCCGAAGCCATCGGCCACAATCTGTACGTGATGGCTGAACTGAAAGTACCGCTGATCGCCACCATTATCGGCGAAGGCGGTTCCGGCGGCGCGCTGGCGATCGCCGTGGGCGACGCCGTGCTGATGCTGCAATACGCCACCTACTCGGTGATCTCGCCGGAAGGCTGCGCCTCGATCCTGTGGAAGACTTCCGAGCGCGCCTCCGACGCGGCCGAAGCGCTGGGCCTGACCGCCCACCGCCTGAAAGCCATGGGCCTGATCGACAAGATCGTCAACGAGCCGCTGGGCGGCGCCCACCGCGATCCGAAACAGATGGCGACCTTGCTGAAGCGCGCCCTGGCCGATTCCCTGCGCCAGTTCCAAGGCGTGAAGACCAAGGATCTGCTGGCTTCGCGTCACGAAAAGCTGATGAGCTACGGCAAATTCAAGGAAACCTCCGCTTCCGAATAA
- a CDS encoding DNA-3-methyladenine glycosylase produces the protein MVQAKDTTGAASRQVALPPYWEEAKIELMKRDRIMKKLIPQFGDLHLVGHDDPFITLARSIVKQQVTAKAADVAWKKLLALCPKCTPAQVLKAGAEQLGECGLSKRKTEYILDLADNFKAKKVHASQWHEMDDEAVIAELVQIRGITRWTAEMFLIFNLLRPNVLPLDDPGLIQGISQNYFSGEPVSRSDAREVSANWEPYRTVATWYLWRSLDPVPVK, from the coding sequence ATGGTTCAGGCCAAGGATACAACGGGCGCCGCATCCCGGCAGGTGGCTTTGCCGCCATACTGGGAAGAGGCGAAGATCGAGCTCATGAAGCGGGACCGCATCATGAAAAAGCTCATCCCACAGTTTGGCGATCTGCATCTGGTCGGCCATGACGACCCCTTTATCACCCTGGCCCGTTCCATCGTCAAGCAGCAGGTTACGGCCAAGGCGGCCGACGTGGCCTGGAAAAAGCTGCTGGCCCTCTGTCCCAAATGCACGCCGGCGCAGGTATTGAAAGCCGGCGCCGAGCAGTTGGGCGAGTGCGGCCTGTCCAAGCGCAAGACCGAATACATCCTCGACCTGGCCGATAATTTCAAGGCCAAAAAAGTCCACGCCAGCCAATGGCATGAAATGGACGATGAAGCCGTGATCGCTGAGCTGGTTCAAATCCGCGGCATTACGCGCTGGACAGCGGAGATGTTTTTGATATTTAATCTGCTCCGGCCTAATGTTTTGCCGCTGGACGATCCCGGTCTGATCCAGGGTATCAGCCAGAATTATTTCTCGGGCGAGCCTGTATCGCGCAGTGATGCGCGCGAAGTCTCGGCCAACTGGGAACCGTATCGCACCGTCGCCACTTGGTATTTATGGCGTAGTCTCGACCCGGTTCCGGTAAAATAG
- the cysS gene encoding cysteine--tRNA ligase, whose amino-acid sequence MSNLKIYNTLAREKQTFKPMEAGKVRMYVCGMTIYDYCHVGHARMMMAFDVVFRWLKASGYDVTYVRNITDIDDKIIKRAVENGETIGQLTARFTQFMDEDTGALGILEPTHVPRATEYVPQMLALIERLEAKGLAYKADDGDVNYAVRNFAGYGRLSGKSLDDLRAGERVDVNTGKRDPLDFVLWKASKESEPAEVKWDSKWGSGRPGWHIECSAMSCSLLGEQFDIHGGGADLQFPHHENEIAQSEGASGHAMVNYWLHNGFVRVDGEKMSKSLGNFFTIRDVLKSFDAEVVRFFMLRAHYRSPLNYSDVHLDDARGALARLYTALDGVQDDGQPLDWKDAHAQRFAEAMDDDFNTPIAVSVLFDLATELNKTKSPAVARQLKGLAGVIGLLERVPQEFLQAAVGEAMGEDAIAAAIEQRAAAKKARDFALSDKIRADLLAAGIILEDKPDGSTNWRRA is encoded by the coding sequence ATGAGCAATTTAAAGATTTACAACACGTTGGCGCGCGAAAAGCAGACGTTTAAACCAATGGAAGCGGGCAAGGTCCGCATGTACGTTTGCGGCATGACGATCTACGATTACTGCCACGTCGGCCATGCACGCATGATGATGGCGTTCGACGTGGTGTTCCGCTGGCTGAAGGCATCGGGCTATGATGTGACCTACGTCCGCAATATCACGGACATCGACGACAAGATCATCAAGCGCGCCGTGGAAAACGGCGAGACCATCGGCCAGCTGACTGCGCGCTTTACCCAATTCATGGACGAGGACACCGGTGCCCTGGGCATCCTGGAGCCGACCCACGTCCCGCGCGCCACCGAATATGTGCCGCAGATGCTGGCCCTGATCGAGCGCCTGGAAGCTAAAGGCCTGGCGTATAAGGCCGATGACGGCGACGTCAATTACGCCGTGCGCAATTTCGCTGGCTATGGCCGCCTGTCCGGCAAGTCGCTGGACGACCTGCGCGCCGGCGAGCGCGTGGACGTCAACACCGGCAAGCGCGATCCGCTTGACTTCGTGCTGTGGAAGGCTTCCAAGGAGTCCGAGCCGGCGGAAGTGAAATGGGATTCGAAATGGGGCAGTGGCCGTCCTGGCTGGCATATCGAGTGCTCGGCCATGTCCTGCTCCCTGCTGGGCGAGCAGTTCGACATCCATGGCGGCGGCGCCGACCTGCAGTTCCCGCACCATGAAAACGAAATCGCCCAGTCGGAAGGCGCCAGCGGCCATGCCATGGTCAACTACTGGTTGCACAATGGCTTTGTGCGCGTCGACGGCGAGAAAATGTCCAAGTCCCTGGGCAATTTCTTCACCATCCGCGACGTGCTGAAATCCTTTGACGCCGAAGTGGTGCGCTTCTTTATGCTGCGCGCCCACTACCGCAGCCCGCTGAATTACTCCGACGTGCATCTGGACGATGCGCGCGGCGCGTTGGCCCGCCTCTACACCGCGCTGGACGGCGTGCAGGACGACGGCCAGCCGCTGGACTGGAAGGACGCCCACGCCCAGCGCTTCGCCGAAGCCATGGACGACGACTTCAATACCCCGATCGCCGTTTCCGTGCTGTTCGACCTGGCGACGGAATTGAACAAGACCAAATCGCCCGCCGTGGCGCGCCAGCTGAAAGGCCTGGCCGGCGTGATCGGCCTGCTGGAACGTGTGCCGCAGGAATTCCTGCAGGCGGCGGTGGGTGAGGCCATGGGTGAAGACGCCATTGCCGCTGCCATCGAGCAGCGTGCCGCTGCCAAGAAGGCGCGCGATTTCGCGCTGTCGGACAAGATCCGCGCCGACCTGCTGGCGGCCGGCATCATCCTCGAAGATAAACCTGACGGCAGCACCAACTGGCGCCGCGCATAA
- a CDS encoding peptidylprolyl isomerase, translating into MQLTNARSLPILTKSLALSAALGLSGAALAADPAAMPQVSLRTNVGEIVLELDKEKAPKTVANFLAYVKSGHYKGTIFHRVIDGFMIQGGGYTADLKSKPTKPPVKSESKNGLKNDAYTVAMARTGDPNSATAQFFINVVNNDGLNYPAPDGVGYTVFGKVIAGQEVVDKIKGVLVDDKPNFQNIPVIPVVVTAATILKTPIQPKQ; encoded by the coding sequence ATGCAATTGACAAATGCGCGCAGCCTGCCGATTTTGACCAAGAGCCTCGCCCTGAGCGCTGCTTTGGGCCTGAGCGGAGCCGCGCTGGCCGCCGACCCGGCCGCCATGCCGCAAGTGTCGCTGCGCACCAATGTCGGCGAAATCGTGCTGGAGCTGGACAAGGAAAAGGCGCCGAAAACGGTGGCCAACTTCCTCGCCTATGTAAAGAGCGGCCACTATAAAGGCACCATCTTCCACCGCGTGATCGACGGCTTCATGATCCAGGGCGGTGGTTATACCGCCGACCTGAAAAGCAAGCCGACCAAGCCGCCCGTCAAGAGCGAGTCGAAAAACGGCTTGAAAAACGATGCCTACACCGTCGCCATGGCGCGCACCGGCGACCCGAATTCGGCCACCGCCCAGTTTTTCATCAATGTCGTCAATAACGATGGCCTGAATTATCCGGCACCGGACGGCGTCGGCTACACCGTCTTTGGCAAGGTCATCGCCGGCCAGGAAGTGGTGGACAAGATCAAGGGCGTGCTGGTGGACGACAAGCCGAACTTCCAGAACATCCCCGTGATTCCGGTGGTCGTGACCGCCGCCACGATACTGAAAACGCCAATCCAGCCGAAACAGTAA
- a CDS encoding peptidylprolyl isomerase → MTTITITTNKGVIVAELDAEKAPKTVANFLHYVGTGHFSNTIFHRVIDGFMIQGGGFEPGMKQKPTDQTVENEANNGLKNEPYTLAMARTSAPHSASAQFFINVKNNSFLDYPGQDGWGYAVFGKVTQGTEVVDEIRKAKTTRSGMFADVPAEDIIIEKIEAA, encoded by the coding sequence ATGACTACCATCACCATCACCACCAATAAAGGCGTTATCGTCGCCGAGCTGGACGCTGAAAAAGCGCCGAAAACCGTTGCCAACTTCCTGCACTACGTCGGCACCGGCCACTTCAGCAACACCATCTTCCACCGTGTGATCGATGGTTTCATGATCCAGGGCGGCGGCTTCGAGCCAGGCATGAAGCAAAAGCCAACCGACCAGACCGTTGAGAACGAAGCCAACAACGGCCTGAAAAACGAGCCATACACCCTGGCCATGGCCCGCACCTCGGCGCCGCACTCCGCATCGGCCCAGTTCTTCATCAACGTGAAGAACAACTCCTTCCTGGACTACCCAGGCCAGGACGGCTGGGGCTACGCCGTCTTCGGCAAAGTCACCCAAGGCACCGAAGTGGTGGACGAGATCCGCAAAGCGAAAACCACCCGCAGCGGCATGTTCGCCGACGTGCCGGCGGAAGACATCATCATCGAGAAAATCGAAGCCGCGTAA
- a CDS encoding UDP-2,3-diacylglucosamine diphosphatase, translating into MILLISDLHLQPAQPAITEAFHRFLREQAPAARQLYLLGDLFEYWAGDDDLQEPFHQQIVDALRRLSDAGVEVFWIAGNRDFLVGSAFAAAAGLTLLPETWVIEAAGQRIVLVHGDAQCTDDIKYMEFRAQVRQPAWQQQFLAMPLAQRKAIIAGLRESSRQEHGNKTYEIMDVTPQAIRTVFEQTGASVMIHGHTHRPALHRLEGGLRRYVLPDWEPASTPPRGGWIAIGDDGAITRHALDGSILQ; encoded by the coding sequence GTGATTCTCCTCATCTCCGATCTGCACCTGCAGCCGGCCCAGCCCGCGATCACGGAAGCGTTTCACCGCTTCCTGCGGGAACAGGCGCCGGCCGCCAGACAGCTCTACCTGCTCGGCGACCTGTTCGAGTACTGGGCCGGCGACGACGACTTGCAAGAGCCGTTTCACCAGCAGATCGTGGATGCCCTGCGCCGCCTCAGCGACGCAGGCGTGGAAGTTTTCTGGATCGCGGGCAACCGCGATTTCCTCGTCGGCAGCGCCTTTGCCGCCGCAGCGGGCCTGACCCTGCTGCCCGAAACCTGGGTCATCGAAGCCGCCGGCCAGCGCATCGTGCTGGTACATGGCGACGCCCAGTGCACCGACGACATCAAATACATGGAATTCCGCGCCCAGGTGCGCCAGCCCGCCTGGCAGCAGCAATTCCTGGCCATGCCGCTGGCCCAGCGCAAAGCCATCATCGCCGGCCTGCGCGAGAGCAGCCGCCAGGAACACGGCAACAAGACCTACGAAATCATGGACGTGACGCCGCAGGCGATCCGCACGGTGTTCGAACAGACCGGCGCCAGCGTGATGATCCACGGCCATACCCATCGCCCGGCCCTGCACCGGCTGGAAGGCGGCCTGCGCCGCTACGTGCTGCCCGACTGGGAGCCGGCTTCCACGCCGCCGCGCGGCGGCTGGATCGCCATCGGCGACGACGGCGCCATCACGCGCCACGCGCTGGACGGCTCCATCCTGCAGTAA
- a CDS encoding VOC family protein encodes MNLTAAEIKAFVPTRDLDLSVRFYEALGFEAASRMEDLAYMRHGDTSFLLQLFDDAHFSSNFMMHFLVENVNDWHAYVQNEGIAEHFGVQVGPLVDQPWRMRDFKLLDPFGVVWIIAQNT; translated from the coding sequence ATGAATCTGACTGCCGCAGAAATCAAGGCCTTCGTGCCGACGCGTGATCTTGACCTGTCCGTGCGCTTCTATGAGGCGCTGGGATTCGAGGCAGCCTCCCGGATGGAAGATCTGGCCTATATGCGCCATGGCGACACCAGCTTCCTGCTGCAACTGTTCGACGACGCCCACTTCTCCAGCAATTTCATGATGCACTTCCTGGTGGAGAACGTGAACGACTGGCATGCCTATGTGCAGAACGAAGGGATCGCGGAGCACTTTGGCGTGCAGGTCGGGCCGCTGGTCGATCAGCCCTGGCGCATGCGCGACTTCAAGCTGCTCGACCCGTTCGGCGTGGTGTGGATTATCGCGCAGAACACCTAG
- a CDS encoding tetratricopeptide repeat protein, whose translation MPILGLGLHVLVALFFAVHAIRTRQQMYWLLILFSFPLLGSIVYFFGIYMPNSRLEHGARKMVTAAAKSLDPTRELREARAAFDFTPTAQNQMRLASALLEAGQAQEAASVYETCLQGAFSSDLDIRLGAARANLASGHVAQAISHLEQIRRSDINFRAEQVSLTLAQALSESGRKDEARAEFDAAITRFGSFEARAEYAIWAASEGETALANRLQAELQHIMDHWNRHTRDMNMPLIRRMNTAYDKLKR comes from the coding sequence ATGCCGATACTCGGTCTAGGTTTGCACGTGCTGGTGGCGCTGTTCTTTGCGGTGCACGCCATCCGCACGCGTCAGCAGATGTACTGGCTGCTGATCCTGTTCTCCTTCCCTCTGCTGGGCAGCATCGTCTATTTCTTCGGCATCTATATGCCGAATTCGCGCCTGGAGCATGGTGCGCGCAAGATGGTGACGGCGGCCGCCAAGTCGCTCGATCCGACGCGCGAGCTGCGCGAGGCGCGTGCCGCCTTCGACTTCACGCCGACGGCGCAGAACCAGATGCGCCTGGCCTCGGCCTTGCTGGAAGCAGGGCAGGCGCAGGAAGCGGCCAGCGTGTATGAAACCTGTCTGCAAGGCGCCTTTTCGAGCGATCTGGATATCCGCCTGGGCGCGGCGCGCGCCAATCTGGCCAGCGGCCATGTGGCGCAAGCCATCAGCCATCTGGAGCAGATTCGCCGCAGCGACATCAATTTCCGCGCCGAGCAAGTGAGCCTGACCTTGGCGCAGGCCTTGTCCGAGAGCGGCCGCAAGGACGAGGCGCGCGCCGAATTCGACGCCGCCATCACCCGCTTCGGCAGTTTTGAGGCGCGCGCCGAATACGCGATCTGGGCCGCCAGCGAAGGCGAGACCGCGCTGGCCAACCGCCTGCAAGCCGAGCTGCAGCACATCATGGATCATTGGAATCGCCACACGCGCGATATGAATATGCCGCTGATCCGCCGCATGAACACGGCCTACGACAAGCTGAAACGCTGA
- a CDS encoding DUF1439 domain-containing protein, translating into MTNPRRAVLARLGKVLALPLFAAAMLTSCANMVGPRDVELPLEKLQKSLDKRFPLQHRALGVFEIQLSNPQLNTLLDNDRIALSTDLNVAPILTRQSWNGKLALSGRLVVDRQRNAVFLSDAQVDRFAIDGVGEGQQRQIAAAANVLVDKLLRDVPIYSLRPDELRYAGVQFTPTTIRTTPTALVVRVEPVK; encoded by the coding sequence ATGACGAATCCCCGCCGCGCCGTGTTGGCGCGTCTTGGCAAGGTGCTGGCCTTGCCGCTGTTTGCCGCAGCCATGCTGACTTCCTGCGCCAATATGGTTGGCCCGCGCGATGTGGAGCTGCCACTTGAGAAGCTGCAAAAGAGCCTGGACAAGCGCTTCCCCTTGCAGCACCGCGCCCTGGGCGTGTTCGAGATCCAGCTTAGCAACCCGCAGCTGAACACCTTGCTCGATAACGACCGCATTGCACTCTCCACCGACCTGAATGTGGCGCCCATCCTCACGCGCCAGAGCTGGAACGGCAAGCTGGCTTTGTCGGGCCGGCTGGTGGTGGACCGCCAGCGCAATGCCGTCTTCCTCAGCGACGCGCAGGTGGACCGCTTTGCCATCGATGGCGTGGGCGAGGGCCAGCAGCGCCAGATCGCGGCGGCGGCGAATGTGCTGGTCGACAAGCTGCTGCGCGATGTGCCGATCTACAGCCTGCGGCCGGACGAGTTGCGCTATGCGGGCGTGCAGTTCACGCCGACCACCATCCGCACCACGCCGACGGCGCTGGTGGTGCGCGTGGAGCCGGTGAAATAG
- a CDS encoding DUF72 domain-containing protein, with product MGKTHIGCASWSIPRQEADAFPAAGSHLERYAQVFNCGEINSSFYRPHQRKTYERWAATVPDDFLFSVKLPRAITHDARLAGCDELLARFANEVGGLGAKLGCLLVQMAPSHAFDHAIAKAFFHALRVRFSCLLACEGRHPSWFDASASDLLREQNIIRVIADPPAGSTGPYKATTDACYIRLHGSPQVYYSVYPEERLSKIAAFMHEQDQSWCIFDNTAAGAAIPNALTLRREFATRVCL from the coding sequence ATGGGCAAAACGCACATAGGTTGCGCCTCCTGGTCCATTCCGCGCCAGGAGGCGGATGCATTCCCGGCCGCGGGCAGCCACCTGGAACGCTATGCACAGGTATTCAACTGCGGGGAGATCAACTCGTCCTTTTACCGTCCGCATCAACGCAAGACTTATGAGCGCTGGGCCGCCACAGTGCCGGACGACTTCCTCTTTTCCGTCAAACTGCCGCGCGCCATCACGCATGACGCCAGGCTGGCCGGCTGCGATGAACTGCTGGCGCGCTTCGCCAATGAAGTCGGCGGCCTCGGGGCAAAGCTGGGCTGCCTGCTGGTGCAGATGGCGCCCAGCCATGCTTTCGACCACGCCATCGCCAAGGCCTTTTTCCATGCGCTGCGAGTCCGCTTTTCCTGCCTGCTTGCCTGCGAGGGCCGCCATCCAAGCTGGTTTGACGCAAGCGCCAGCGATCTGCTGCGCGAGCAAAACATCATCCGCGTGATCGCCGATCCACCCGCAGGCAGCACGGGACCATACAAAGCGACCACTGACGCCTGCTACATCCGCCTGCATGGCAGTCCCCAGGTTTACTACTCCGTCTACCCGGAAGAGCGCCTAAGTAAAATCGCGGCATTCATGCATGAGCAAGACCAGTCCTGGTGCATCTTCGATAACACTGCCGCCGGCGCCGCCATTCCCAATGCATTGACTCTCCGGCGCGAATTCGCCACTAGAGTTTGCTTGTAG
- a CDS encoding GntR family transcriptional regulator: MWNDNTPIYRQLKERVVGMMLDGLLKPGDALPSVRQIAADYQLNPITVSRAYQELVDETLVEKRRGLGMYVSDGAIEKLLASERERFLREEWPAMMERIRRLGLDLEQLLTAAKAGGAA, translated from the coding sequence ATGTGGAATGACAATACGCCGATATACCGCCAGCTCAAGGAGCGGGTGGTCGGCATGATGCTCGACGGCTTGCTTAAGCCGGGCGACGCCCTGCCCTCGGTGCGGCAGATCGCCGCTGACTATCAGCTCAACCCGATTACCGTCTCGCGCGCGTATCAGGAGCTGGTCGATGAAACCTTGGTAGAGAAACGGAGGGGATTAGGTATGTATGTGAGCGATGGCGCTATCGAAAAACTGCTGGCTTCCGAGCGCGAACGTTTTCTGCGCGAGGAATGGCCGGCCATGATGGAACGCATCCGCCGGCTGGGCCTCGATCTGGAACAGCTGCTGACGGCGGCCAAGGCGGGAGGCGCGGCATGA
- a CDS encoding ABC transporter ATP-binding protein, protein MNTVIQANGLKKLYGKQAALKDASFEVKSGRIVGLIGPNGSGKTTTLKALLGLTQFEGELSVLGMDPRTQRDELMRDVCFIADVAILPRWLKVRDAINFVAGVHPRFNREKAERYLAHTKLSPDMKVKAMSKGMIVQLHLALVMAIDARLLVLDEPTLGLDILYRKQFYQNLLEDYFDENRTIIITTHQIEEVEHILTDLLFIREGQITLSASMDEITDRYTEVMVEPQHMVAANALQPMTQRTVFGKAVMLFDGVSRKQLELFGELRTPSVADLFVASMKGTYE, encoded by the coding sequence ATGAATACCGTGATTCAGGCCAATGGCCTTAAAAAACTCTATGGCAAGCAGGCTGCCTTGAAGGATGCCAGCTTCGAGGTCAAGTCCGGCCGCATCGTGGGCCTGATCGGCCCCAATGGTTCGGGCAAGACCACCACGCTGAAAGCCTTGCTGGGCCTGACCCAGTTCGAAGGCGAGCTGTCGGTGCTGGGCATGGACCCGCGCACCCAGCGCGACGAGCTGATGCGCGATGTCTGCTTCATCGCCGACGTGGCGATCCTGCCGCGCTGGCTGAAGGTGCGCGACGCCATCAACTTCGTGGCCGGCGTGCATCCGCGCTTCAACCGCGAAAAGGCGGAGCGCTATCTGGCGCATACCAAGCTGTCGCCCGATATGAAGGTGAAGGCCATGTCCAAGGGCATGATCGTGCAGCTGCACCTGGCTCTGGTGATGGCGATCGATGCCCGCCTGCTGGTGCTGGACGAACCGACCCTGGGTCTGGATATCCTCTACCGCAAGCAGTTCTACCAGAATCTGCTGGAGGACTACTTCGACGAGAACCGCACCATCATCATCACCACCCATCAGATCGAGGAAGTCGAGCATATCCTGACCGATCTGCTGTTCATCCGCGAAGGCCAGATCACGCTGTCGGCCTCGATGGACGAGATCACCGACCGCTATACGGAAGTGATGGTGGAGCCGCAGCATATGGTGGCCGCCAACGCGCTGCAGCCGATGACGCAGCGCACCGTGTTCGGCAAGGCCGTGATGCTGTTCGACGGCGTCTCGCGCAAGCAACTGGAACTGTTTGGCGAACTGCGTACCCCCAGCGTGGCGGACCTGTTCGTGGCCAGCATGAAAGGAACCTACGAATGA
- a CDS encoding AraC family transcriptional regulator: protein MKSAGEAAQKNDARMALGGTIGDVFFAETLFDTLSDVVFFVKDSMGRYVVVNDTLVRRCGLKDKAALIGRTPAEVFSQPFGQRYLAQDLEVLAGRSEIDDQLELHLYPNRDPGWCLTRKTALRSKSGEIVGLAGISRDLAMEDKKNPAYHKVAAAVSLIHERYDQPLNLTDLAQTANMSVAQIERYFLRIFHLTPRQFIIKTRLDAASRLLAGKTSVADIAQACGYADHSAFTRQFRATVGVTPSQYRAMLGV, encoded by the coding sequence ATGAAGTCAGCGGGGGAGGCGGCGCAAAAGAACGATGCGCGCATGGCGCTGGGCGGGACGATAGGCGATGTGTTTTTCGCCGAGACCCTGTTCGACACCCTGTCCGACGTGGTGTTCTTCGTCAAGGACAGCATGGGCCGTTATGTGGTGGTCAACGATACGCTGGTGCGGCGCTGCGGCTTGAAGGACAAGGCCGCGCTGATCGGCCGCACGCCGGCCGAAGTGTTTTCCCAGCCTTTTGGCCAGCGCTATCTGGCCCAGGATCTGGAAGTGCTGGCCGGCCGCAGCGAGATCGACGACCAGCTGGAGCTGCATCTCTATCCCAACCGCGATCCCGGCTGGTGCCTGACGCGCAAAACGGCCCTGCGCAGCAAGTCGGGGGAGATCGTGGGCCTGGCCGGCATTTCGCGCGATCTGGCGATGGAGGACAAGAAGAATCCCGCATATCACAAGGTGGCGGCGGCGGTAAGCCTGATCCATGAACGCTATGACCAGCCGCTGAACCTGACCGATCTGGCGCAGACGGCGAATATGTCGGTGGCCCAGATCGAACGCTACTTCCTGCGCATCTTCCACCTGACGCCGCGCCAGTTCATCATCAAGACCCGGCTCGACGCCGCTTCGCGCCTGCTGGCCGGTAAAACCAGCGTGGCCGACATTGCCCAGGCTTGCGGCTATGCCGACCACAGTGCCTTCACCCGCCAGTTCCGCGCTACGGTCGGCGTCACGCCCAGCCAGTACCGCGCCATGCTGGGCGTATAA
- a CDS encoding 4-hydroxyproline epimerase: protein MKTISIIDTHTGGEPTRLVTEGGPDLGQGPLSERLALLRREHDSFRSAVVCEPRGSDVLVGALLCQPHAPDCAAGVIFFNNVGYLGMCGHGTIGLIASLAHMGRIGTGRHRIDTPVGVVEAELHADGSVTVENVPAYRLHRQVSVQVPGHGTVTGDVAWGGNWFFLVEEHGMELRVENAVALSFFTANIRAALEKADITGADGALIDHIELFAPSRSGKGDSQNFVLCPGNAYDRSPCGTGTCAKLACLAAEGKLAEGEEWRQESIVGSVFTGSYSYHGDKLIPRIRGQAWVNALATLILDPSDPLAWGIR, encoded by the coding sequence ATGAAAACCATCTCGATTATCGATACCCACACCGGCGGCGAGCCGACCCGCCTGGTGACCGAAGGCGGTCCCGATCTGGGCCAAGGCCCGCTCAGCGAGCGGCTTGCGCTGCTGCGGCGCGAACATGACAGTTTCCGTTCCGCCGTGGTCTGCGAGCCGCGCGGATCGGACGTGCTGGTGGGCGCCCTGCTATGCCAGCCGCATGCGCCCGATTGTGCCGCAGGCGTCATCTTCTTCAACAATGTCGGCTATCTCGGCATGTGCGGCCACGGCACCATCGGCCTGATCGCATCGCTGGCACATATGGGGCGCATCGGCACCGGACGGCACCGCATCGATACGCCGGTGGGCGTGGTGGAGGCCGAACTGCATGCCGATGGCAGCGTGACGGTGGAAAATGTGCCGGCTTACCGCCTGCACCGCCAGGTATCGGTGCAGGTTCCCGGCCATGGCACGGTCACGGGCGACGTGGCGTGGGGCGGCAACTGGTTCTTCCTGGTGGAGGAACATGGCATGGAGCTGCGCGTGGAAAATGCGGTCGCGCTCAGCTTCTTTACCGCGAATATCCGCGCGGCGCTGGAAAAGGCGGACATCACCGGCGCCGATGGCGCATTGATCGACCATATCGAATTGTTCGCGCCTTCGCGCAGCGGCAAAGGCGACAGCCAGAACTTCGTGCTCTGCCCCGGCAATGCCTATGACCGCTCGCCTTGCGGCACCGGCACCTGCGCCAAGCTGGCCTGCCTGGCGGCCGAGGGCAAGCTGGCCGAGGGCGAGGAATGGCGGCAGGAGAGCATCGTCGGCAGCGTGTTCACCGGCTCCTACAGCTACCACGGGGACAAGCTGATTCCCCGCATTCGCGGCCAGGCTTGGGTCAATGCGCTGGCGACGCTGATCCTCGATCCATCCGATCCCCTGGCCTGGGGCATTCGTTGA